In Aspergillus nidulans FGSC A4 chromosome II, a single window of DNA contains:
- a CDS encoding protein CYP623B2 (transcript_id=CADANIAT00005260): MHIMNAVDSLLGVGLYFLLPAALLYIINTVFFGAVYPRGVPFIRERPGKTSFSLKTRLAYLTDCESLFREAYHKYLKNGKPVILPGFGVRTELILPVSSLRWATTQPDSVLSPGEAFVEIDQADYSLGHSRYVVDAWQGMLVKNEMNAVLENIVAAMNEELGVAFDRYFGTDEENWRDIDLLEAAKLVVAQAASRFTVGLSLCRNEKYLNDSFDAIDGCVITAGVVGGCPPVLRPLIGPIAGLKARLANRRLRKHIEPLYHARMEALKLPIEDQPQDHFQMMLRFAQRERKEELYSLDQIATRVTVANFGSMHQTSIQVTNMLLNILASDPEYNTIAVLRDEIDQVLGSDTAWTKAKVSKMTKADSVARETLRCHSFGGRAVFRKVLVDGVTTDTGLPLPKGTLFSFLSQPAHVDEETYEDPFKYDPFRFSRVREAANDPAKAGSLSFVSTGPSYLAFSHGKHACPGRFLVDFELKMIIAYVLKNYDIRFPEEYQGKRPANRWVAEAVFPPSGVRVLVKRRRA, encoded by the exons ATGCATATCATGAACGCCGTCGACAGTTTACTTGGAGTAGGATTATATTTCCTCCTGCCCGCCGCGTTGCTTTATATCATCAATACTGTCTTCTTTGGCGCTGTTTATCCCAGAGGAGTGCCTTTCATCCGTGAACGTCCTGGAAAAACCAGCTTCAGTCTAAAAACGCGCCTTGCATATCTAACCGATTGTGAGTCGCTCTTCCGCGAGGCATATCACAAGTACCTCAAAAATGGAAAGCCCGTCATTCTGCCTGGGTTCGGCGTACGCACCGAGCTCATCCTGCCGGTCAGCTCGCTGCGCTGGGCGACGACGCAGCCGGACAGCGTGCTCAGCCCCGGCGAGGCGTTTGTCGAAATCGACCAGGCCGATTACAGTCTCGGCCATTCACGGTATGTTGTTGATGCGTGGCAGGGGATGCTGGTGAAGAACGAGATGAATGCGGTGTTGGAGAATATCGTTGCCGCAATGAACGAAGAGCTGGGGGTTGCCTTTGACAGGTACTTTGGGACAGACGAGGAGAACTGGAGGGATATTGATCTGCTTGAGGCTGCAAAACTGGTCGTCGCGCAGGCTGCAAGTCGCTTTACGGTGGGGTTGTCTTTAT GCCGCAATGAGAAATACCTCAACGATAGCTTTGACGCCATCGACGGATGTGTCATCACTGCCGGGGTTGTTGGTGGCTGTCCTCCCGTTTTGCGTCCATTGATCGGACCCATAGCCGGTTTGAAAGCGCGATTAGCGAACAGAAGGTTGCGGAAGCATATCGAGCCACTTTATCATGCACGTATGGAAGCGCTCAAGCTACCGATTGAAGACCAGCCCCAGGACCACTTCCAGATGATGTTGCGGTTCGCGCagcgggagaggaaggaggagttATACAGCCTCGACCAGATTGCAACGCGTGTGACGGTCGCCAATTTTGGCTCGATGCACCAGACTAGCATCCAAGTGACGAACATGCTGCTTAACATTCTCGCGTCTGACCCAGAATACAACACCATCGCCGTGCTTCGGGACGAAATTGACCAGGTTCTGGGATCGGACACGGCCTGGACCAAGGCTAAGGTATCCAAGATGACAAAGGCGGATAGTGTCGCGCGCGAAACACTGAGGTGCCACTCATTCGGTGGCCGGGCAGTCTTTCGCAAGGTACTGGTGGACGGGGTAACTACTGATACAGGGCTGCCGCTCCCTAAGGGGacgctcttcagcttcctcAGTCAGCCGGCTCATGTGGACGAAGAGACGTATGAGGACCCGTTCAAGTATGACCCTTTCCGGTTCTCGCGGGTCCGTGAAGCTGCAAACGATCCAGCAAAGGCTGGCTCGCTCAGCTTTGTGTCAACCGGGCCGAGTTACCTGGCCTTCAGTCATGGCAAGCATGCCTGCCCCGGGCGGTTTCTGGTGGACTTTGAGTTGAAGATGATTATCGCATACGTGCTAAAGAACTACGATATCCGGTTTCCCGAGGAGTACCAGGGGAAGAGACCGGCGAACCGGTGGGTGGCAGAGGCAGTATTTCCCCCAAGCGGCGTTAGGGTGTTGGTGAAGAGACGGCGGGCTTGA
- a CDS encoding protein inpB (transcript_id=CADANIAT00005261), translating into MPGAIESSPSEWLQLELRRICANVLQLDTKDVDPQRSFLSLGGDSLLAIKILAQCRAQGITINIADIMAATTLESLYSMAQGPAELASSSTSDNASDKDSSLDDSETGALTPTTDAGSSLADTLSPEMKAKLSALSVSQDTAIQAVVPCSAIQDRMLVSQLQNPHLYSCCFVLRLTHSHPGLPVDAKRLGTAWGEVVKRHSSLRTVLVESTQRPGHYNQVILAGIIPAVEHYEGADHLGSVKFNVNNPIVFQPHSIPHRLQLVQVSPSEVYLKFDISHLLIDGQSAEVLLKDLSDAYRDGGLAAAPLSYADYVSSYLLEPAQLNTSRKESGMEMSPLTVPMDRPNEGLFDFQTVSANVPLDSRLVQSVCARYSVTLATVCQLAWGLVLRCYAGTDSVCFSYVNSGRSMSIPGVQEVIGPIVQTSMCSIQLGPADELPKILQRIHRDALQAMSQLSPLEANSTSKSARQLSNTTMSFQRALDDAAAQRAGLLVKIEGKANPTDYDISLGIAAGADGLSVDLDFWGSRLDEESARTMLGAFEAAIRGIIDSPDSTVSNISLLSPGEVSQLAQWNASIPKPERVCVHDKIMEISKLQPGAAAVNSWDGNLTYHDLTVQASTLAHHLRDQLGVGPERFVGICMDKSKWAIVSMLAVLMAGGIVVPLGVSHPRARIRELLNDTAAVALLVDGKHGDRLAGLEVENAAMLTVDQQLLDSLPTIPKPPVSGVTPDNAAWVIYTSGSTGVPKGVVLLHQNISTSVIAHGAVFGVNCVTRTAQFASYTFDVSLSDIVMTLFHGGCVCIFSEESRMNSLTEALQGLAVNYVNLTPTVLGLLNPADLPVIRTVVAGGEAMDPGIIEKWSPHARVFNSVGPSECTIIAVAAGPVTDPAQAANVGYPTGTRLWVALPTDPNQLCPVGVPGELLIEGPMLSRGYLNDPEKTAGAFITNPAFVKHLEAATPAWKVLFQKSERRFYRSGDLVRQKRDGSLVHMGRRDTQVKIRGQRVEIGEIEYWIMQRLKEVRRVAVLVIERGQGKEQKSLVAAVEFKEDYEDVRHSDDDISPVTKIGESTVLPQLLPLTEPLSKALHQLRNDLLEHLPPYMSPTMYAPVSQLPLNLSGKIDRRAVTQFINELDDVQLQQYLAVSGSHQEPSTETEFKLQKLWAKTLGVDVSQISADSHFFHIGGDSVAAMRVVAAARDVELVLRVADLFEYPRLPDLARAVESRVVDEADEEDPAPFSVWRESRGSEPSEEPVELDKIAAMCNLSKEQIEDVLPCTALQEGLIALTAQQPTAYIDRRVFALSQEVDLSQYRAAWQIVIHRTSALRTRIVSGPQTGSLQVVVVPRHIDWNKSSSLDEYLETDRQTGMMMGQPLNRFAFVDQPDGQRFFVWTTHHSTYDGWSRALVLQQVADAYASRDLPPIASFSRFIQYIHSQPQDAAASYWKAQLGGDTSADFPALPIANYRPRPQQRHQHTVNLASSSTKVMLPDLLRGAWALVVHQYVGKTDPVFAIALSGRNAPVRNVPNIAGPTLTTVPVRIFIDPEQLVNEFLQSVRQQAVDMIPYEHTGLQRIKKMVPELAAAVDLKHLFVVQPASDGESKFKIPGVTEHLVAVDEFDSYGLNVECMLSGQSIEVDVRFDEKMLSSSQVIRLMSQFEAVVHQLHLHGEGSLKIKDIDLLSPEDVNQLRQWNALPLAQPLDVCLHDLIAEVARSRPGAAAIEAWDGTLTHAQLQSYASTLAGYLIELGVGPEISVPVCMDKSVWAVVCFLAVLQAGGVVVPLGTGHPIPHIASIIEDTGAKLVLVDAQQFERLLELTPSRGLTLVPIDTQLLNSLPTAAPQTSVTPANAAWIVFTSGSTGKAKGVVLTHSNLSTAIKTHGARFGLGTHTRTIQFAAHTFDAVLQDYFTTLASGGTVCVPSEADRMNDLAGVMRGMNVNFANLTSTVARLLTPDQVPSLKVLILAGEQIQDSVVETWYKHAEVLNVYGPTECSINSTCNGPISDLSNAQSIGFGMGSRTWIADPTDPNRLCPVGTPGELLIEGPGLARGYLGDPAKTEAAIIQNPSFASRFALSDCRVYRTGDLAKQTEDGQILYLGRIDTQIKIRGQRVELGEIEHWIGRHLPHVKHTAVVAISRGEKQMRLAAVIERENGHKPDPVIFTQLKKTLSSLLPSYMVPSLYIPVTEIPLTVSGKLDRRAIKQTVESMPTEELEQYFAGESSGTRVPPSTEMEKALQRIWANSLGIEVDAIGADDNFFQLGGDSVVAMHISASSRQDQSVKGLAVGDIFMHPRLADLAVLLEKRPREGEGGWDEEMRDDESPFALLQEVLDLDLKDI; encoded by the exons ATGCCTGGCGCTATAGAATCCTCCCCATCGGAGTGGCTACAGCTTGAGCTCCGGAGGATATGTGCCAATGTGCTCCAGCTTGACACCAAAGATGTCGATCCGCAACggtcctttctctccttgGGCGGCGACTCTCTGCTGGCCATCAAGATATTGGCCCAATGTCGGGCTCAGGGTATTACCATCAACATTGCCGATATCATGGCAGCAACTACACTGGAGTCGCTGTATTCGATGGCCCAGGGCCCGGCTGAGCTtgcctcgtcctccaccaGCGATAATGCCAGCGACAAGGACAGCTCACTGGATGACTCAGAGACTGGCGCCCTCACCCCTACCACCGACGCTGGCTCGAGCTTGGCCGACACACTCTCGCCCGAGATGAAGGCCAAATTGTCTGCGCTCTCCGTATCCCAGGATACCGCTATTCAAGCGGTTGTCCCTTGTTCCGCAATCCAGGACAGAATGCTCGTCAGCCAACTACAGAATCCTCACCTATACTCGTGCTGCTTTGTGCTCAGATTAACCCACTCACACCCAGGCCTCCCCGTCGATGCCAAACGACTGGGTACGGCTTGGGGTGAAGTTGTCAAGCGTCACTCCAGCCTACGGACGGTCCTGGTTGAGAGCACACAGCGACCAGGGCACTACAACCAAGTCATTCTGGCTGGGATCATTCCGGCAGTTGAACACTATGAAGGAGCCGACCACTTAGGCTCAGTCAAGTTCAACGTGAATAACCCAATCGTCTTTCAGCCGCACTCGATCCCACACCGACTACAGCTGGTCCAGGTCTCTCCCTCGGAGGTTTATCTAAAATTCGACATCTCACATCTCCTCATTGATGGACAGTCGGCTGAAGTCTTGTTAAAGGACTTGAGCGACGCCTACCGTGATGGCGGGCTGGCGGCGGCACCCCTGTCATACGCTGATTATGTCTCCTCCTACCTCCTCGAACCTGCTCAGCTAAACACATCCAGAAAGGAGTCCGGCATGGAGATGAGCCCTCTAACAGTTCCAATGGACAGACCAAACGAAGGGCTATTTGACTTTCAGACGGTCAGCGCAAACGTACCTCTCGATTCTCGACTCGTCCAATCCGTCTGCGCGAGATACTCTGTGACACTTGCGACAGTGTGCCAGCTAGCCTGGGGGCTTGTCCTGCGCTGCTACGCCGGCACAGACAGTGTCTGCTTTTCGTACGTCAACTCTGGTCGCTCCATGTCCATTCCTGGTGTGCAGGAGGTCATCGGCCCGATCGTGCAGACCTCGATGTGCTCCATTCAGCTCGGTCCAGCTGATGAGTTACCCAAGATCCTGCAGCGCATCCATAGGGATGCATTACAGGCCATGTCCCAGTTATCGCCTCTGGAGGCGAATAGCACATCCAAGTCAGCGCGGCAGCTGAGTAATACGACCATGTCATTTCAACGAGCCCtagatgatgctgctgcgcagAGAGCTGGTCTCTTAGTTAAAATTGAGGGCAAAGCTAATCCTACTGAT TACGACATCTCTCTGGGCATTGCCGCAGGCGCCGATGGCCTCTCCGTTGATCTGGATTTCTGGGGCTCCAGGCTCGACGAGGAAAGCGCCAGAACGATGCTGGGTGCATTCGAGGCCGCAATCAGAGGGATCATTGACTCCCCGGACAGCACTGTTTCTAATATCAGTCTTCTCTCTCCGGGCGAGGTCTCCCAGCTAGCGCAATGGAACGCAAGCATCCCGAAGCCGGAACGAGTGTGCGTGCATGACAAGATTATGGAAATCTCCAAGCTTCAGCCAGGTGCTGCAGCCGTCAACTCGTGGGATGGGAACCTGACATACCATGACCTCACTGTTCAGGCATCGACCCTGGCCCATCATTTGCGGGATCAGCTTGGGGTAGGGCCCGAACGGTTTGTTGGTATCTGCATGGACAAGTCGAAGTGGGCGATTGTCTCCATGCTGGCAGTTCTCATGGCCGGTGGCATCGTCGTTCCGCTGGGAGTTTCCCACCCTCGAGCACGCATAAGGGAACTTCTGAATGATACAGCTGCTGTCGCCCTGCTTGTTGACGGTAAGCATGGAGACCGGCTTGCAGGTCTTGAGGTGGAAAATGCTGCCATGCTCACGGTGGATCAGCAGCTTCTAGACTCTCTGCCAACAATCCCTAAGCCCCCAGTCTCCGGGGTGACGCCCGACAATGCTGCCTGGGTCATCTACACTTCAGGCTCAACAGGTGTCCCAAAGGGGGTTGTACTGCTGCATCAGAACATTTCCACAAGTGTTATCGCCCACGGAGCGGTATTTGGCGTCAACTGTGTTACCCGTACAGCACAGTTTGCTTCATACACTTTCGATGTCAGTCTCTCTGATATCGTCATGACCCTCTTCCACGGGGGATGTGTCTGTATCTTCTCCGAGGAAAGCCGCATGAACAGTCTCACCGAAGCTCTGCAGGGGCTCGCTGTCAACTACGTCAATTTGACTCCGACCGTGCTTGGCTTGTTAAACCCTGCTGATCTCCCAGTGATCCGCACTGTCGTCGCTGGAGGAGAGGCTATGGACCCTGGGATCATAGAGAAATGGTCGCCACATGCTCGAGTCTTCAATTCCGTTGGACCCTCAGAATGTACCATCATTGCTGTCGCAGCTGGTCCTGTCACGGACCCTGCTCAAGCTGCCAATGTCGGCTACCCCACTGGGACTCGACTTTGGGTGGCATTGCCTACAGACCCAAACCAGCTGTGCCCTGTCGGCGTGCCCGGCGAGCTTCTGATCGAAGGTCCCATGCTCTCCCGTGGCTATCTGAACGACCCAGAGAAGACAGCGGGCGCATTCATTACGAATCCGGCTTTCGTCAAACATCTCGAGGCTGCTACTCCCGCATGGAAGGTTCTGTTCCAAAAAAGTGAGCGTCGCTTCTATCGCTCAGGCGACCTTGTTCGCCAGAAGAGAGATGGGTCCCTTGTTCATATGGGCAGACGAGACACGCAGGTCAAGATCCGCGGGCAAAGAGTCGAAATCGGTGAGATCGAATACTGGATCATGCAGCGGCTCAAGGAGGTCCGGCGCGTAGCAGTCCTCGTAATCGAACGCGGACAAGGGAAGGAGCAGAAATCTCTTGTTGCGGCTGTCGAATTCAAAGAGGATTACGAGGACGTCAGGCATAGCGACGATGATATCTCTCCCGTCACGAAGATTGGAGAATCCACAGTTCTGCCCCAGTTGCTACCCCTGACCGAGCCACTGTCTAAGGCATTGCATCAGCTGCGCAATGACCTGTTAGAGCATCTTCCCCCGTACATGTCGCCAACAATGTACGCGCCCGTCTCACAGCTACCGCTGAACCTATCCGGCAAGATCGACCGCCGGGCAGTGACCCAGTTCATCAACGAACTAGACGACGTGCAGCTACAGCAGTATCTCGCCGTCAGTGGATCACACCAGGAGCCTTCCACTGAGACCGAATTCAAACTGCAGAAGCTGTGGGCCAAGACTCTCGGTGTTGATGTCTCGCAGATCAGCGCAGATAGCCATTTCTTCCATATTGGGGGCGACTCAGTAGCAGCTATGCGCGTTGTCGCCGCTGCACGGGATGTGGAGTTGGTCCTGCGCGTCGCTGATCTCTTCGAGTACCCCCGTCTCCCTGACCTTGCTCGCGCGGTAGAGAGCCGCGTCGTAGATGAagccgatgaggaagatccagcCCCGTTCAGCGTGTGGCGGGAAAGTCGCGGCTCGGAGCCCAGCGAAGAGCCAGTTGAGTTGGATAAGATCGCTGCTATGTGTAATTTATCGAAGGAGCAAATCGAAGACGTTCTCCCGTGCACCGCTCTACAAGAAGGGCTTATCGCTCTCACGGCGCAGCAGCCAACAGCCTACATTGACCGCAGAGTTTTTGCTCTCTCACAGGAGGTCGATCTATCTCAATACCGTGCTGCCTGGCAGATTGTCATCCACCGAACCTCGGCTCTACGCACACGGATTGTGTCTGGGCCTCAGACAGGTTCACTGCAGGTCGTGGTTGTTCCCCGTCATATTGATTGGAACAAGTCGTCATCTTTAGATGAGTACCTCGAGACCGACAGGCAGAcggggatgatgatgggtcAGCCCTTAAACCGTTTCGCCTTTGTGGATCAGCCTGATGGCCAGCGGTTCTTTGTATGGACCACTCATCATAGCACGTACGATGGATGGAGTCGAGCcttggttcttcagcaggTCGCCGATGCCTACGCGAGTCGAGACCTGCCACCCATTGCCTCTTTCTCCCGGTTTATTCAATACATCCACTCTCAGCCGCAAGACGCAGCGGCCTCGTACTGGAAGGCCCAACTCGGTGGGGATACGAGCGCTGACTTTCCTGCGCTTCCAATTGCCAATTACCGACCTCGTCCGCAGCAGCGCCATCAGCATACAGTTAATCTAGCTTCCAGCTCTACAAAGGTAATGTTGCCAGACCTTCTTCGAGGCGCTTGGGCGCTGGTTGTGCATCAGTATGTTGGCAAAACTGATCCGGTATTTGCCATTGCTCTCTCCGGGCGAAATGCTCCAGTACGCAATGTGCCCAACATCGCCGGACCGACCTTGACGACCGTCCCTGTGCGCATCTTCATAGATCCAGAGCAGCTCGTCAACGAGTTCCTGCAGAGTGTGAGACAGCAAGCCGTCGATATGATACCTTACGAGCATACAGGTCTTCAGCGCATCAAGAAGATGGTCCCCGAgctggcagcagcagtcgaCCTCAAACATCTTTTCGTTGTACAGCCGGCAAGTGATGGCGAGAGCAAGTTCAAAATCCCCGGAGTGACTGAGCATCTTGTTGCCGTGGACGAATTCGACAGCTACGGCCTCAACGTGGAGTGCATGCTTTCTGGTCAGTCCATAGAAGTCGATGTGCGTTTCGATGAGAAGATGTTATCGTCGTCACAGGTAATTCGTCTGATGAGCCAGTTTGAAGCTGTTGTGCATCAGCTTCATCTCCATGGCGAGGGAAGCctgaagatcaaggacaTTGACCTCCTCAGCCCTGAAGATGTCAACCAGCTTCGGCAATGGAACGCCCTTCCCCTTGCACAGCCTCTCGATGTCTGTCTACACGACCTCATCGCTGAGGTCGCTCGATCCCGGCCTGGGGCAGCAGCAATCGAAGCGTGGGATGGAACATTGACGCATGCACAGCTGCAATCCTACGCTTCGACGCTCGCCGGCTACCTTATTGAGCTTGGCGTCGGTCCCGAGATCTCGGTCCCCGTTTGCATGGACAAATCCGTCTGGGCCGTGGTTTGTTTCCTGGCTGTCCTACAAGCTGGTGGTGTGGTTGTTCCCCTCGGGACTGGCCATCCCATACCTCACATTGCCAGCATCATCGAGGATACCGGCGCGAagcttgttcttgttgatgCACAGCAATTCGAGCGTCTGTTGGAGCTCACCCCTTCACGGGGTTTGACTCTAGTGCCCATCGATACGCAACTGCTCAACAGCCTACCGACTGCTGCGCCACAAACATCCGTCACGCCGGCCAACGCAGCCTGGATAGTCTTCACCAGCGGCAGTACCGGCAAAGCCAAAGGCGTCGTCCTCACTCACTCCAATTTATCAACGGCAATCAAGACCCATGGCGCCCGCTTTGGTCTTGGGACCCATACACGCACGATTCAGTTCGCGGCACACACCTTCGACGCCGTGCTGCAGGATTATTTCACCACGCTTGCCAGTGGAGGCACCGTCTGTGTCCCGTCAGAGGCTGACAGGATGAACGATCTTGCCGGCGTCATGAGGGGCATGAATGTCAACTTCGCAAATCTGACTTCAACTGTGGCTCGGCTCCTCACGCCTGACCAAGTTCCCAGCCTGAAGGTTTTAATCTTAGCTGGCGAGCAGATCCAGGATTCTGTTGTGGAAACTTGGTACAAGCATGCTGAAGTACTGAACGTCTACGGACCAACAGAGTGCTCCATCAACTCAACCTGCAATGGCCCCATCTCTGACCTATCGAATGCTCAGAGCATCGGGTTTGGTATGGGGTCTCGTACCTGGATCGCTGACCCTACAGACCCCAACCGCCTGTGTCCTGTTGGCACGCCTGGAGAGCTCCTAATCGAGGGTCCTGGTCTGGCTAGGGGATATCTAGGCGATCCAGCCAAAACGGAGGCTGCCATTATCCAGAACCCTTCCTTTGCCTCCCGCTTCGCTCTCTCGGACTGCCGCGTCTATCGAACTGGTGATTTGGCAAAGCAAACCGAAGACGGCCAGATCCTATACCTCGGTCGCATTGACACGCAGATCAAGATCCGCGGGCAGCGGGTCGAGCTGGGCGAGATCGAACATTGGATTGGACGCCATCTACCCCATGTCAAGCACACGGCTGTTGTGGCAATATCGCGTggagagaagcagatgcGTCTTGCAGCCGTTATTGAGCGCGAGAACGGACATAAACCAGACCCGGTGATCTTTACGCAGCTCAAGAAGACCCTGTCCTCATTGCTACCGTCGTACATGGTCCCCAGTCTGTATATCCCGGTCACTGAAATTCCCCTGACTGTCTCTGGCAAACTCGACAGACGCGCCATCAAACAAACAGTTGAAAGCATGCCCActgaagaactggagcagTACTTCGCGGGTGAGTCTAGCGGAACCCGCGTTCCCCCGTCAaccgagatggagaaagccCTGCAACGAATCTGGGCCAATTCCTTGGGCATAGAGGTTGACGCCATCGGCGCCGACGacaacttcttccagctcggtgGTGATTCAGTGGTTGCGATGCACATCTCTGCCTCCAGTCGTCAAGACCAGTCGGTCAAGGGACTGGCAGTAGGTGATATATTCATGCATCCGCGGTTGGCCGACTTGGCGGTcttgctggagaagagaccGCGGGAAGGTGAGGGTGGCTGGGACGAGGAAATGAGAGACGATGAGAGTCCATTTGCATTGCTGCAGGAGGTGTTGGACTTGGATTTGAAAGACATATAG